A region from the Pelobates fuscus isolate aPelFus1 chromosome 3, aPelFus1.pri, whole genome shotgun sequence genome encodes:
- the ETV6 gene encoding transcription factor ETV6 isoform X2 — protein MSSIQCCIKQEQISCSPPESPGQNCNTSSPSLLHAPGARVYRMEEDAVRLPAHLRLPPAQWTREDVSQWLRWAENEFSLRAIESNTFEMNGKALLLLTKEDFRYRCSHSGDVLYEVLQHILKQRKPRLIQSSIFHTGNSLHSHPEILLSHNHHEDHHPQRPLRTPSDMPQQNTPTIELLHRSRSPLSSNHHPSPDLEPRPLRSPLDTNIRRPSPAERLHRMQSEPNHHVQDPYPLSVSPAEANHCPIEPLNKPSSPRQDNPRVIQLMPSPIMHPLLLNQRHAVEFKQPRLGTDDGQQREGKPMNLSHREEMSYMNHIMVSVSPPEEQSVPMGRIADCRLLWDYVYQLLSDSRYENFIRWEDKELMVFRIIDPNGLARLWGNHKNRTNMTYEKMSRALRHYYKLNIIRKEPGQRLLFRFMKTPEEIMSGRTDRLEHLESQELDEQLFQEDEC, from the exons CAGGAGCAGATTTCTTGTTCACCCCCAGAAAGCCCTGGGCAAAACTGCAACACGTCCTCACCCTCCCTTCTCCATGCACCTGGGGCACGAGTTTACAGGATGGAAGAGGATGCAGTCAGGCTGCCGGCACACCTGC GTCTTCCCCCTGCACAGTGGACAAGGGAGGATGTGTCCCAATGGTTACGATGGGCTGAGAATGAATTCTCTCTGCGTGCCATAGAAAGCAACACTTTTGAAATGAATGGCAAAGCCCTGCTACTTCTAACGAAGGAAGACTTTAGATATCGGTGCTCACACTCCG GTGATGTCCTCTATGAGGTTCTCCAGCACATCCTAAAGCAGAGGAAACCAAGACTAATCCAATCCTCAATATTTCACACTGGAAATTCCCTACACAGTCACCCCGAAATCCTGCTCTCCCATAATCACCATGaag ATCACCATCCCCAGAGACCTTTACGAACACCTTCTGATATGCCACAGCAGAACACCCCCACTATAGAGCTATTGCACCGCTCACGCTCTCCACTCTCTTCCAACCATCACCCTTCCCCTGACCTAGAGCCCCGCCCATTGCGCTCTCCGCTTGATACAAACATTCGACGTCCCTCTCCTGCTGAACGTCTGCATCGTATGCAAAGTGAACCCAATCACCATGTTCAGGACCCCTACCCACTATCTGTGTCCCCTGCTGAAGCCAACCATTGCCCAATTGAACCTCTTAACAAACCTAGCAGCCCAAGACAGGACAATCCACGGGTCATTCAACTAATGCCAAGCCCTATCATGCACCCATTGCTTCTTAATCAGCGCCATGCTGTAGAATTCAAGCAACCTCGTCTGGGCACAGATGACGGGCAACAACGGGAAGGCAAGCCCATGAACCTATCACACCGGGAGGAGATGTCTTACATGAACCATATTATGGTGTCTGTATCACCTCCTGAGGAGCAGTCTGTGCCCATGGGCAGGATAGCag ACTGCCGGCTGTTATGGGATTATGTGTACCAACTTCTATCAGACAGCCGATACGAAAACTTTATCCGCTGGGAGGATAAAGAGTTGATGGTTTTCAGAATCATTGACCCCAACGGATTGGCACGTCTCTGGGGCAACCACAAG AACAGAACCAATATGACATATGAGAAGATGTCCAGGGCACTTCGCCATTACTACAAACTGAACATAATCCGCAAGGAACCTGGGCAGAGGCTGCTCTTCAG ATTCATGAAGACCCCAGAGGAGATTATGAGTGGACGGACAGATCGTCTTGAACATCTTGAATCCCAGGAACTGGACGAGCAGTTGTTTCAAGAGGATGAATGCTGA
- the ETV6 gene encoding transcription factor ETV6 isoform X1 encodes MERSRRGWRKWQEQISCSPPESPGQNCNTSSPSLLHAPGARVYRMEEDAVRLPAHLRLPPAQWTREDVSQWLRWAENEFSLRAIESNTFEMNGKALLLLTKEDFRYRCSHSGDVLYEVLQHILKQRKPRLIQSSIFHTGNSLHSHPEILLSHNHHEDHHPQRPLRTPSDMPQQNTPTIELLHRSRSPLSSNHHPSPDLEPRPLRSPLDTNIRRPSPAERLHRMQSEPNHHVQDPYPLSVSPAEANHCPIEPLNKPSSPRQDNPRVIQLMPSPIMHPLLLNQRHAVEFKQPRLGTDDGQQREGKPMNLSHREEMSYMNHIMVSVSPPEEQSVPMGRIADCRLLWDYVYQLLSDSRYENFIRWEDKELMVFRIIDPNGLARLWGNHKNRTNMTYEKMSRALRHYYKLNIIRKEPGQRLLFRFMKTPEEIMSGRTDRLEHLESQELDEQLFQEDEC; translated from the exons CAGGAGCAGATTTCTTGTTCACCCCCAGAAAGCCCTGGGCAAAACTGCAACACGTCCTCACCCTCCCTTCTCCATGCACCTGGGGCACGAGTTTACAGGATGGAAGAGGATGCAGTCAGGCTGCCGGCACACCTGC GTCTTCCCCCTGCACAGTGGACAAGGGAGGATGTGTCCCAATGGTTACGATGGGCTGAGAATGAATTCTCTCTGCGTGCCATAGAAAGCAACACTTTTGAAATGAATGGCAAAGCCCTGCTACTTCTAACGAAGGAAGACTTTAGATATCGGTGCTCACACTCCG GTGATGTCCTCTATGAGGTTCTCCAGCACATCCTAAAGCAGAGGAAACCAAGACTAATCCAATCCTCAATATTTCACACTGGAAATTCCCTACACAGTCACCCCGAAATCCTGCTCTCCCATAATCACCATGaag ATCACCATCCCCAGAGACCTTTACGAACACCTTCTGATATGCCACAGCAGAACACCCCCACTATAGAGCTATTGCACCGCTCACGCTCTCCACTCTCTTCCAACCATCACCCTTCCCCTGACCTAGAGCCCCGCCCATTGCGCTCTCCGCTTGATACAAACATTCGACGTCCCTCTCCTGCTGAACGTCTGCATCGTATGCAAAGTGAACCCAATCACCATGTTCAGGACCCCTACCCACTATCTGTGTCCCCTGCTGAAGCCAACCATTGCCCAATTGAACCTCTTAACAAACCTAGCAGCCCAAGACAGGACAATCCACGGGTCATTCAACTAATGCCAAGCCCTATCATGCACCCATTGCTTCTTAATCAGCGCCATGCTGTAGAATTCAAGCAACCTCGTCTGGGCACAGATGACGGGCAACAACGGGAAGGCAAGCCCATGAACCTATCACACCGGGAGGAGATGTCTTACATGAACCATATTATGGTGTCTGTATCACCTCCTGAGGAGCAGTCTGTGCCCATGGGCAGGATAGCag ACTGCCGGCTGTTATGGGATTATGTGTACCAACTTCTATCAGACAGCCGATACGAAAACTTTATCCGCTGGGAGGATAAAGAGTTGATGGTTTTCAGAATCATTGACCCCAACGGATTGGCACGTCTCTGGGGCAACCACAAG AACAGAACCAATATGACATATGAGAAGATGTCCAGGGCACTTCGCCATTACTACAAACTGAACATAATCCGCAAGGAACCTGGGCAGAGGCTGCTCTTCAG ATTCATGAAGACCCCAGAGGAGATTATGAGTGGACGGACAGATCGTCTTGAACATCTTGAATCCCAGGAACTGGACGAGCAGTTGTTTCAAGAGGATGAATGCTGA
- the ETV6 gene encoding transcription factor ETV6 isoform X3: MSSIQCCIKEQISCSPPESPGQNCNTSSPSLLHAPGARVYRMEEDAVRLPAHLRLPPAQWTREDVSQWLRWAENEFSLRAIESNTFEMNGKALLLLTKEDFRYRCSHSGDVLYEVLQHILKQRKPRLIQSSIFHTGNSLHSHPEILLSHNHHEDHHPQRPLRTPSDMPQQNTPTIELLHRSRSPLSSNHHPSPDLEPRPLRSPLDTNIRRPSPAERLHRMQSEPNHHVQDPYPLSVSPAEANHCPIEPLNKPSSPRQDNPRVIQLMPSPIMHPLLLNQRHAVEFKQPRLGTDDGQQREGKPMNLSHREEMSYMNHIMVSVSPPEEQSVPMGRIADCRLLWDYVYQLLSDSRYENFIRWEDKELMVFRIIDPNGLARLWGNHKNRTNMTYEKMSRALRHYYKLNIIRKEPGQRLLFRFMKTPEEIMSGRTDRLEHLESQELDEQLFQEDEC; the protein is encoded by the exons GAGCAGATTTCTTGTTCACCCCCAGAAAGCCCTGGGCAAAACTGCAACACGTCCTCACCCTCCCTTCTCCATGCACCTGGGGCACGAGTTTACAGGATGGAAGAGGATGCAGTCAGGCTGCCGGCACACCTGC GTCTTCCCCCTGCACAGTGGACAAGGGAGGATGTGTCCCAATGGTTACGATGGGCTGAGAATGAATTCTCTCTGCGTGCCATAGAAAGCAACACTTTTGAAATGAATGGCAAAGCCCTGCTACTTCTAACGAAGGAAGACTTTAGATATCGGTGCTCACACTCCG GTGATGTCCTCTATGAGGTTCTCCAGCACATCCTAAAGCAGAGGAAACCAAGACTAATCCAATCCTCAATATTTCACACTGGAAATTCCCTACACAGTCACCCCGAAATCCTGCTCTCCCATAATCACCATGaag ATCACCATCCCCAGAGACCTTTACGAACACCTTCTGATATGCCACAGCAGAACACCCCCACTATAGAGCTATTGCACCGCTCACGCTCTCCACTCTCTTCCAACCATCACCCTTCCCCTGACCTAGAGCCCCGCCCATTGCGCTCTCCGCTTGATACAAACATTCGACGTCCCTCTCCTGCTGAACGTCTGCATCGTATGCAAAGTGAACCCAATCACCATGTTCAGGACCCCTACCCACTATCTGTGTCCCCTGCTGAAGCCAACCATTGCCCAATTGAACCTCTTAACAAACCTAGCAGCCCAAGACAGGACAATCCACGGGTCATTCAACTAATGCCAAGCCCTATCATGCACCCATTGCTTCTTAATCAGCGCCATGCTGTAGAATTCAAGCAACCTCGTCTGGGCACAGATGACGGGCAACAACGGGAAGGCAAGCCCATGAACCTATCACACCGGGAGGAGATGTCTTACATGAACCATATTATGGTGTCTGTATCACCTCCTGAGGAGCAGTCTGTGCCCATGGGCAGGATAGCag ACTGCCGGCTGTTATGGGATTATGTGTACCAACTTCTATCAGACAGCCGATACGAAAACTTTATCCGCTGGGAGGATAAAGAGTTGATGGTTTTCAGAATCATTGACCCCAACGGATTGGCACGTCTCTGGGGCAACCACAAG AACAGAACCAATATGACATATGAGAAGATGTCCAGGGCACTTCGCCATTACTACAAACTGAACATAATCCGCAAGGAACCTGGGCAGAGGCTGCTCTTCAG ATTCATGAAGACCCCAGAGGAGATTATGAGTGGACGGACAGATCGTCTTGAACATCTTGAATCCCAGGAACTGGACGAGCAGTTGTTTCAAGAGGATGAATGCTGA